The proteins below come from a single Peromyscus eremicus chromosome 22, PerEre_H2_v1, whole genome shotgun sequence genomic window:
- the Odc1 gene encoding ornithine decarboxylase — protein sequence MNNFNKEEFECHILDEGFTAKDILDQKINEVSSSDDKDAFYVADLGDILKKHLRWLKALPRVTPFYAVKSNDSRAIVNTLAAIGTGFDCASKTEIQLVQGLGVPPERIIYANPCKQVSQIKYAASNGVQMMTFDSEVELMKVARAHPKAKLVLRIATDDSKAVCRLSVKFGATLKTSRLLLERAKELNIDVVGVSFHVGSGCTDPETFVQALSDARCVFDMGTEVGFSMYLLDIGGGFPGSEDTKLKFEEITSVINPALDKYFPPDSGVRVIAEPGRYYVASAFTLAVNIIAKKVVWKEQTGSDDEDDSNEQTIMYYVNDGVYGSFNCILYDHAHVKALLPKRPKPDEKYYSSSIWGPTCDGLDRIVERCNLPEMHVGDWMLFENMGAYTVAAASTFNGFQRPSIYYVMSRSMWQLMKQIQSHGFPPEVEEQDVGTLLPLSCAQESGMDRHPAACASASINV from the exons ATGAACAACTTTAATAAGGAAGAGTTTGAGTGCCATATCCTCGATGAAGGCTTTACTGCCAAGGACATCCTGGAccaaaaaattaatgaagtttCTTCCTCA GACGACAAGGATGCTTTTTATGTTGCGGACCTTGGAGACATTCTGAAGAAACACCTGAGATGGCTAAAAGCCCTTCCCCGTGTCACTCCCTTTTATGCTGTCAAAAGTAACGACAGCAGAGCCATCGTGAACACCCTAGCCGCCATTGGGACGGGTTTTGACTGTGCAAGCAAG acTGAAATACAGTTGGTGCAGGGGCTTGGGGTGCCTCCCGAGAGGATTATCTATGCCAATCCTTGTAAACAAGTGTCTCAAATCAAGTATGCTGCCAGTAATGGAGTCCAGATGATGACTTTTGACAGTGAGGTTGAGTTGATGAAAGTCGCCAGAGCACATCCAAAGGCAAA GTTGGTTTTGCGGATTGCCACTGATGATTCCAAAGCAGTTTGTCGCCTGAGTGTGAAGTTTGGCGCCACACTCAAAACCAGCAGGCTTCTCTTGGAACGGGCAAAAGAGCTAAATATTGATGTCGTTGGTGTCAG CTTCCACGTGGGGAGTGGATGTACTGATCCTGAGACCTTCGTACAGGCCCTGTCGGATGCCCGCTGTGTCTTTGACATGGGA ACAGAAGTTGGTTTCAGCATGTATCTGCTTGATATTGGTGGTGGCTTTCCTGGATCTGAGGATACAAAGCTTAAATTTGAAGAG ATCACCAGTGTGATCAACCCGGCTCTGGACAAGTACTTCCCACCAGACTCTGGAGTGAGAGTCATAGCTGAGCCGGGCAGATACTATGTCGCGTCAGCTTTCACACTGGCAGTCAACATCATTGCCAAGAAAGTAGTGTGGAAGGAGCAGACCGGCTCGGATG ATGAGGATGACTCAAATGAGCAAACCATCATGTACTATGTGAATGACGGAGTCTATGGATCATTCAACTGCATTCTTTACGATCATGCGCATGTCAAGGCCCTGCTGCCAAAG AGACCCAAGCCAGATGAGAAGTATTACTCATCCAGCATCTGGGGACCAACATGTGATGGCCTTGATCGGATCGTCGAGCGCTGTAACCTGCCTGAAATGCATGTGGGTGATTGGATGCTCTTTGAGAACATGGGTGCATACACTGTTGCTGCTGCATCCACTTTCAATGGGTTCCAGAGGCCTTCCATCTACTATGTCATGTCGAGGTCAATGTG GCAACTCATGAAGCAGATCCAGAGCCATGGCTTCCCACCCGAAGTGGAGGAGCAGGATGTGGGCACGCTGCTGCCCTTGTCATGTGCCCAGGAGAGCGGGATGGACCGGCACCCAGCAGCCTGTGCTTCTGCTAGTATCAATGTGTAG